From Rhodovastum atsumiense, a single genomic window includes:
- a CDS encoding MFS transporter — MSGVVNVSDLINHRRIGRFQVVVATLCFLIVALDGFDTAAIGFLAPAIRAEWQLGPAELAPLFGVGLAGLMAGAFLFGPLADRIGRKMVLLISVMLFGFASLVSAYAPSLATLLVLRFITGLGLGGAMPNSVTLTSEYCPERHRLFLVTTMFCGFTIGSALGGLVSAHLVEEYGWRSVLLIGGVLPLLLLPLLAWKLPESARFLVIAQRGNKRITAVLRRIAPEMTFQDVRFVLNHAKPKGLPVEHLFKPDLVRGTLLLWLAFFGSLLIIYLLSSWLPTLVKSTGVSLSTASVVTSMFQVGGTLGAIVLGWLMDRFEASRVLALSYALAAVFIAAIGSLTASPWLVGVAVFGAGFCLSGGQVGANAFSASYYPTDCRATGVAWANGVGRFGSVLGSMGGGLLLAADLSLPTVFLLVGAPALVSALAMAMMGRRSETVVVTGEPA; from the coding sequence ATGTCCGGAGTCGTCAATGTCTCCGATCTGATCAATCATCGAAGGATTGGTCGTTTCCAGGTGGTGGTTGCCACGCTCTGTTTTCTGATCGTGGCCCTCGATGGCTTCGACACCGCGGCGATCGGCTTTCTTGCCCCGGCGATCCGGGCCGAATGGCAGCTTGGGCCGGCCGAGCTGGCGCCCCTGTTCGGCGTTGGCCTGGCGGGCCTGATGGCGGGGGCCTTCCTGTTCGGCCCGCTGGCTGACCGAATCGGCCGAAAGATGGTGCTGCTGATTTCGGTGATGCTGTTCGGTTTCGCGAGCCTGGTGTCGGCGTACGCGCCGTCGCTTGCGACGCTGCTGGTGTTGCGTTTCATCACCGGCCTGGGCCTGGGCGGCGCCATGCCGAACTCGGTGACGCTGACCTCCGAATACTGCCCAGAACGGCATCGCCTGTTCCTGGTTACCACCATGTTCTGTGGCTTCACCATCGGCTCCGCCCTCGGCGGCCTGGTCTCCGCCCACCTGGTCGAAGAGTACGGCTGGCGTTCGGTATTGCTGATCGGTGGCGTGCTGCCGCTGCTGCTGCTGCCCCTGCTGGCCTGGAAACTGCCGGAATCGGCACGGTTTCTGGTGATCGCGCAGCGTGGCAACAAGCGCATCACCGCCGTGCTGCGCCGGATCGCGCCGGAGATGACGTTCCAGGATGTGCGCTTCGTTCTCAATCATGCCAAGCCCAAGGGGCTGCCGGTCGAGCACCTGTTCAAGCCGGATCTGGTGCGTGGAACGTTGCTGCTCTGGCTTGCCTTCTTCGGCAGCCTTCTGATTATCTATTTGCTGTCCTCGTGGCTTCCGACGCTGGTCAAAAGCACCGGCGTGTCGTTGAGCACGGCTTCTGTCGTGACGTCGATGTTCCAGGTCGGTGGCACGCTTGGCGCCATCGTGCTCGGCTGGTTGATGGATCGTTTCGAGGCAAGCCGGGTGCTGGCGCTCAGCTATGCGCTGGCGGCCGTGTTCATCGCGGCCATCGGCAGTCTGACCGCGTCTCCCTGGCTCGTCGGGGTCGCGGTGTTCGGCGCCGGGTTCTGCCTGTCAGGCGGTCAGGTGGGAGCGAATGCATTCTCGGCCAGTTACTACCCGACCGATTGCCGGGCAACCGGCGTGGCCTGGGCGAATGGGGTGGGGCGCTTCGGGTCAGTGCTCGGCTCGATGGGCGGCGGCCTGCTGCTGGCGGCAGATCTCTCGCTGCCGACCGTGTTCCTGCTGGTGGGCGCTCCGGCGCTGGTGAGCGCGCTGGCGATGGCCATGATGGGGCGTCGCAGCGAGACCGTCGTTGTCACCGGAGAGCCGGCATGA
- a CDS encoding fumarylacetoacetate hydrolase family protein gives MNDYLWTPPSIASLPVRGETRRLPVNRLFFVGRNYHAHAVEMGRPVDKSVERPFYFTKSPQTIVESGAITPLPPQTTDFQHEMELVVVIGRSGFRVPPQDAHALVYGYACGLDMTRRDLQLAARDKGRPWDLGKDVEASSVLSEIVAMPGIVLEHGEIAMTVNGEIRQRSDLGKLIWNIREIIADLSLFYHLQPGDIIFTGTPEGVGPVVAGDVIEGSIAGVGSIRLTIGPSA, from the coding sequence ATGAACGACTATCTGTGGACGCCGCCGTCGATCGCCTCTCTGCCGGTGCGGGGCGAGACCAGGCGACTGCCGGTCAACCGGCTGTTCTTTGTCGGCCGCAACTACCATGCGCATGCGGTGGAAATGGGCCGGCCGGTCGACAAATCCGTCGAACGGCCCTTCTACTTCACGAAGTCTCCGCAAACCATCGTGGAAAGCGGCGCGATCACGCCCCTGCCGCCGCAGACCACGGACTTCCAGCACGAAATGGAACTGGTTGTCGTCATCGGCAGGTCCGGTTTCCGCGTACCGCCGCAGGATGCGCACGCACTTGTCTATGGCTATGCCTGTGGCCTGGACATGACACGCCGCGATCTGCAACTGGCGGCGCGCGACAAGGGACGGCCCTGGGATCTGGGCAAGGATGTCGAAGCGTCTTCGGTTCTGTCGGAGATCGTGGCGATGCCGGGGATCGTGCTGGAACACGGCGAGATCGCCATGACGGTCAACGGCGAGATCCGCCAGCGTTCCGACCTGGGCAAACTGATCTGGAACATCCGCGAGATCATCGCTGATCTTTCGCTGTTCTACCACCTGCAGCCAGGCGACATCATCTTCACCGGCACCCCCGAGGGGGTCGGCCCGGTGGTGGCAGGCGATGTCATCGAAGGCAGCATCGCGGGGGTTGGCTCGATCCGGCTGACGATTGGGCCGTCAGCCTAG
- a CDS encoding cupin domain-containing protein, with protein MTQLGTLEDLPAAYRDALTAHNLVPLWPSLRAALPYDIPARRTRPIAWHYADIRPRLLQAGELTPIEKAERRVLVLANPGLGLANMQATPSIYIGLQLILPGETAPNHMHSPSAVRFVVEGQGGYTVVDGEKLPMDKGDLILTPSGLWHEHGHEGSGPVIWLDALDLPTVFALEASYCLEGAPQVLRNQPDASQTFYTRSGFVPFASLNATKPRYPLRRFPWKDAKAALTALAGVTNPGQPVQLAYVNPETGEPCMPVLGFSAIMLRPGETITPWRRSASAVLHVIEGEAQAQIDGVTLDLVESDTVAAPTHARVTLANRSTLRPAFLFQVDDAPMQRKLGFFEEFES; from the coding sequence ATGACCCAGCTTGGCACGCTCGAAGATCTTCCGGCCGCGTATCGCGACGCATTGACCGCCCACAATCTCGTGCCGCTCTGGCCCAGCCTGCGCGCGGCGCTGCCCTACGACATTCCGGCACGCCGCACCCGGCCGATCGCCTGGCATTACGCCGATATCCGGCCGCGCCTGCTGCAGGCAGGCGAGCTGACGCCGATCGAAAAGGCGGAACGTCGCGTGCTGGTCCTGGCGAATCCCGGCCTGGGCCTGGCCAACATGCAGGCGACGCCGTCGATCTATATCGGCCTGCAACTCATCCTGCCCGGAGAGACTGCCCCGAACCACATGCACAGCCCCAGCGCCGTCCGCTTCGTGGTGGAAGGGCAGGGGGGCTATACGGTGGTGGATGGCGAGAAGCTGCCGATGGACAAGGGCGACCTGATCCTGACGCCATCCGGCCTGTGGCATGAGCACGGCCATGAGGGCAGCGGCCCCGTCATATGGCTGGACGCACTCGATCTGCCGACCGTCTTTGCACTGGAGGCATCGTATTGCCTTGAAGGCGCACCGCAGGTCCTGCGTAACCAGCCGGACGCCTCGCAGACCTTCTATACCCGCTCGGGCTTCGTTCCCTTCGCATCGCTCAATGCGACGAAGCCCCGCTATCCGTTGCGACGTTTCCCCTGGAAGGACGCCAAGGCGGCGCTGACGGCCCTGGCGGGCGTGACCAATCCCGGGCAGCCGGTGCAACTGGCCTATGTCAATCCCGAGACCGGCGAGCCGTGCATGCCCGTGCTGGGTTTCTCGGCCATCATGCTGCGGCCAGGGGAGACCATCACGCCATGGCGCCGCTCGGCCTCCGCGGTGCTGCATGTCATCGAGGGCGAAGCCCAGGCGCAGATCGACGGCGTGACGCTCGATCTCGTCGAGAGCGACACCGTGGCGGCACCGACGCATGCGCGCGTCACGCTGGCCAACCGGTCCACTCTGCGGCCGGCCTTCCTGTTCCAGGTGGACGACGCGCCGATGCAGCGCAAGCTCGGGTTTTTCGAGGAATTCGAGTCCTGA
- a CDS encoding 3-hydroxybenzoate 6-monooxygenase, whose amino-acid sequence MGASKGDVVIAGGGIGGVSAAIGLANLGYKVTVLEQAPQFGEIGAGIQIGPNAFHAMDYLGVGDAGRAKAVYIDRLVMMDGLTGSEIAHIDVGEAFRARFRNPYAVIHRADLHAVFLEACQAHPNIRLVNNQLVLGYANTPRGAKVITASGDSFEADAVIGADGVRSRIRAQLAGNDELKLSGHVAYRAVLSIDEMPEDLRWNAATLWAGPKCHMVHYPLQGWKTFNLVATFVTNVADVGSNEPGTREEILDQFGQIVPKARKLLEVPKSWRRWVLGDRDPIENWVDGRVVLLGDAAHPTHQYFAQGACMAMEDSVMLAHQLEKHGGDFAAAFAEYQQARIVRAYRVVLSSRAIGKHVYHAEGAERLVRNAVMGAKTQDEWCESLAWLYGGTGLTTITLQAAA is encoded by the coding sequence ATGGGCGCGTCCAAGGGGGACGTCGTCATTGCCGGTGGTGGCATTGGCGGCGTATCGGCAGCGATCGGGCTGGCGAACCTGGGCTACAAGGTGACGGTGCTGGAACAGGCACCCCAGTTCGGCGAGATCGGCGCCGGCATCCAGATCGGTCCAAATGCCTTTCACGCCATGGATTATCTTGGCGTGGGTGATGCCGGCCGTGCCAAGGCCGTGTACATCGACCGGCTGGTCATGATGGATGGCCTCACCGGGTCGGAAATCGCTCACATCGATGTCGGTGAGGCGTTCCGGGCCCGCTTCCGGAACCCGTACGCGGTGATCCATCGCGCGGATCTGCACGCGGTTTTCCTGGAAGCCTGCCAGGCCCACCCGAATATCCGCCTCGTGAACAACCAGCTTGTCCTGGGCTATGCCAACACCCCGCGCGGCGCCAAGGTGATCACTGCCTCGGGTGACAGTTTCGAAGCCGACGCGGTGATCGGCGCCGACGGCGTGCGGTCACGCATTCGTGCCCAGCTCGCGGGCAATGACGAGCTGAAGCTCTCTGGCCATGTCGCCTATCGCGCCGTGCTGTCGATCGACGAGATGCCCGAGGATCTGCGCTGGAACGCCGCCACGCTCTGGGCTGGGCCGAAATGCCACATGGTGCATTATCCGCTGCAGGGCTGGAAGACGTTCAATCTGGTGGCAACGTTCGTCACCAATGTCGCGGATGTCGGCAGCAACGAGCCGGGCACGCGCGAGGAAATCCTCGACCAGTTCGGGCAGATCGTGCCCAAGGCGCGCAAGCTGCTGGAGGTGCCGAAATCCTGGCGGCGCTGGGTGCTGGGCGACCGGGACCCGATCGAAAACTGGGTGGACGGACGCGTGGTGCTGCTCGGCGACGCGGCGCATCCGACCCATCAGTATTTCGCCCAGGGGGCCTGCATGGCCATGGAAGATTCGGTGATGCTGGCTCACCAGTTGGAAAAGCACGGCGGCGACTTTGCCGCGGCCTTCGCGGAATACCAGCAGGCCCGTATCGTGCGCGCCTATCGCGTGGTGCTGTCCTCGCGCGCCATCGGCAAGCATGTCTACCACGCCGAGGGCGCCGAACGCCTGGTACGCAATGCGGTGATGGGCGCGAAGACCCAGGACGAGTGGTGCGAGAGTCTGGCGTGGCTTTACGGCGGCACCGGCCTGACCACCATCACCCTCCAGGCCGCGGCGTAG
- a CDS encoding MarR family winged helix-turn-helix transcriptional regulator, translated as MLKNSKKRIGGRKLANFINMPGHLLRRCHQISVAIFLDECQAFDLTPLQFSVLAALSSYGALDKATLSRVAALDRTTVSVVLKNLQERGFVASRASDQDRRATLNDITEDGLATLRAAQSDVVRAQERMLAPLNEDERVEFLRLLAKMADANNMFSRAPQRTPKA; from the coding sequence TTGCTGAAGAATTCGAAGAAGCGGATTGGTGGCAGGAAGCTTGCCAACTTCATCAATATGCCCGGTCATTTGCTGCGCCGGTGTCACCAGATTTCCGTTGCGATCTTTCTTGACGAATGTCAGGCCTTCGACCTGACCCCCTTGCAATTCAGCGTTCTTGCGGCCCTGTCCAGTTACGGGGCGCTCGACAAGGCGACGCTCAGCCGCGTTGCCGCACTCGATCGCACGACGGTCTCGGTCGTGCTGAAGAACCTGCAGGAGCGCGGCTTCGTGGCGAGTCGGGCGTCCGATCAGGACCGCCGTGCCACATTGAATGACATCACTGAGGACGGGCTGGCGACGCTGCGCGCCGCACAGTCGGACGTCGTGCGGGCGCAGGAGCGGATGCTTGCCCCGCTCAATGAGGATGAACGCGTGGAATTCCTTCGTCTGCTGGCGAAGATGGCGGATGCCAACAACATGTTCAGCCGCGCACCGCAGCGTACGCCGAAAGCCTGA
- a CDS encoding acyl-CoA dehydrogenase family protein has product MILTDAQAQIREAARSFAQERLAPFAAEWDRAHRFPAEALREMGELGFLGMLLPEEYGGSDVGEVAYALTLEEIAAGDGACSTIMSVHSSVGCMPILRFGTEAQKRHFLPKLASGEWIGGFALTEPQAGSDASNLRTRARRDGDDYVLSGTKQFITSGQNGRVVIVFAVTDPAAGKKGLTAFIVPTDTPGYEVVRVEEKLGQHASDTCQIAFNDMRLPASLRLGEEGQGYRIALANLEGGRIGIAAQSVGMARAALEAARTYAHERTTFGRKLIEHQAVAFRLADMATRVEAARQLVLHAAALREAGQPCLTEASMAKLFASEAAEAVCSAAIQIHGGYGYLADFPVERIYRDVRVCQIYEGTSDVQRIVISRSL; this is encoded by the coding sequence ATGATCCTGACCGACGCACAGGCGCAGATCCGCGAGGCGGCGCGCAGCTTCGCGCAGGAGCGCCTCGCCCCGTTCGCGGCCGAATGGGACCGGGCGCACCGCTTCCCGGCCGAGGCGCTGCGGGAGATGGGGGAGCTTGGCTTCCTCGGCATGCTGCTGCCGGAGGAGTACGGCGGCTCGGATGTGGGCGAAGTCGCCTATGCGCTGACGCTGGAGGAGATCGCCGCTGGCGACGGCGCCTGCTCCACCATCATGAGCGTGCACAGTTCGGTCGGCTGCATGCCGATCCTGCGCTTCGGCACCGAGGCGCAGAAGCGGCATTTCCTGCCGAAGCTGGCGAGCGGGGAATGGATCGGCGGCTTCGCCCTGACCGAGCCGCAGGCGGGCTCGGACGCGTCGAACCTGCGCACGCGGGCGCGGCGCGACGGCGATGACTACGTGCTGTCCGGAACCAAGCAGTTCATCACCTCGGGCCAGAACGGCCGGGTGGTGATCGTCTTCGCCGTGACCGACCCGGCGGCCGGCAAGAAGGGGCTGACCGCCTTCATCGTGCCCACCGACACGCCGGGCTACGAGGTAGTGCGGGTGGAGGAGAAGCTCGGCCAGCACGCCTCGGACACCTGCCAGATCGCCTTCAACGACATGCGCCTGCCGGCCTCGCTGCGGCTGGGCGAGGAAGGGCAGGGCTACCGGATCGCGCTGGCCAACCTGGAAGGGGGGCGCATCGGCATCGCTGCCCAGTCGGTGGGCATGGCGCGTGCCGCGCTGGAGGCGGCACGGACCTACGCGCACGAGCGCACCACGTTCGGGCGCAAGTTGATCGAGCACCAGGCGGTCGCCTTCCGGCTGGCCGACATGGCGACGCGTGTCGAGGCCGCCCGCCAACTGGTGCTGCACGCGGCGGCGTTGCGCGAGGCGGGGCAGCCCTGCCTGACCGAAGCCTCGATGGCCAAGCTGTTCGCCTCAGAGGCGGCCGAGGCGGTGTGCTCCGCTGCCATCCAGATCCACGGGGGGTACGGGTACCTGGCCGATTTCCCGGTAGAGCGGATCTATCGGGACGTGCGCGTCTGCCAGATCTACGAGGGCACCAGCGACGTGCAGCGGATCGTCATCTCCCGCAGCCTGTGA
- a CDS encoding acetyl-CoA C-acyltransferase, whose amino-acid sequence MSAKDPIVIVGSARTPMGGFQGDLKDLTAPALGAAAISAAIARAGIAHDAVDELLFGCVLPAGQGQAPARQAALGAGLPLGVGATTISKVCGSGMKSAMLAHDLILAGSAGVVVAGGMESMSNAPYLLDRARAGYRMGHGRVLDHMFLDGLEDAYDRGRLMGTFAEDCATDYQFTRAAQDEYAITSLTRARQAIADGSFAAEVVPVTVRTGKAEREVAQDEQPPKGKPEKIPTLKPAFREGGTVTAANSSSISDGAAALVLMRLSEAERRGLTPKAALVGHATHAQAPHLFPTAPVGAMRRLLERTGWRHDQVDLYEINEAFAVVAMAAMRDLDLPHDKVNVHGGACALGHPIGASGARIMVTLLAALEKYGLRRGVASLCIGGGEATAVALERLS is encoded by the coding sequence ATGAGTGCCAAAGATCCCATCGTGATCGTGGGCTCTGCCCGCACGCCCATGGGTGGCTTCCAGGGCGACCTGAAGGACCTGACGGCACCGGCCCTGGGGGCCGCCGCGATTTCCGCTGCCATCGCGCGGGCTGGCATTGCCCACGATGCGGTGGATGAACTGCTGTTCGGCTGCGTGTTGCCGGCCGGGCAGGGCCAGGCGCCGGCGCGCCAGGCGGCGCTGGGGGCCGGGCTGCCGCTCGGGGTCGGGGCGACCACAATCAGCAAGGTCTGCGGCTCCGGCATGAAGTCGGCGATGCTGGCGCATGACCTGATCCTGGCCGGCAGTGCCGGGGTAGTGGTGGCCGGCGGCATGGAGAGCATGTCCAACGCGCCGTATCTGCTCGACCGTGCCCGCGCGGGCTACCGCATGGGGCATGGGCGGGTGCTGGATCACATGTTCCTCGACGGGCTCGAGGATGCCTACGACCGTGGCCGACTGATGGGCACCTTCGCCGAGGATTGTGCCACCGACTACCAGTTCACCCGGGCAGCGCAGGACGAGTACGCCATCACCTCGCTGACCCGGGCGCGGCAGGCGATCGCGGATGGCAGTTTCGCCGCCGAGGTGGTGCCGGTGACGGTGCGCACCGGCAAGGCCGAGCGTGAGGTTGCGCAGGACGAGCAGCCACCGAAGGGGAAGCCGGAGAAGATCCCGACGCTGAAGCCGGCGTTCCGCGAGGGCGGCACGGTGACGGCGGCCAATTCCAGCTCGATTTCCGACGGGGCCGCGGCGCTGGTGCTGATGCGCCTGTCGGAGGCGGAGCGGCGCGGTCTGACGCCGAAAGCCGCGCTGGTCGGCCATGCCACGCATGCGCAGGCGCCGCATCTGTTCCCGACCGCGCCGGTCGGCGCGATGCGTCGCCTGCTGGAACGCACCGGCTGGCGGCATGACCAGGTCGATCTGTACGAGATCAACGAGGCCTTCGCGGTGGTGGCGATGGCGGCGATGCGGGACCTCGACCTGCCGCATGACAAGGTGAACGTGCATGGCGGGGCCTGTGCGCTCGGGCATCCGATCGGGGCCTCGGGGGCGCGGATCATGGTGACGCTGCTGGCGGCGCTGGAGAAGTATGGGCTGCGTCGCGGGGTGGCCTCGCTGTGCATCGGTGGCGGCGAGGCGACCGCGGTCGCCCTGGAACGGCTGTCGTGA
- a CDS encoding SDR family NAD(P)-dependent oxidoreductase, with product MRIENRVFLVSGGASGLGAATVRALAAAGARVVIADLAREAGLALAAELGERARFVATDVTSAADGEAAVALARTAFGGLHGLVNCAGVAPSERVLGRAGPHGLDSFARTVAINLVGSFNMIRLAAALIAEGEPDEGGERGVIVNAASIAAFDGQVGQAAYAASKAGVVGLTLPVARELARVGIRVVTIAPGVFETPMMAAMPADVRESLGRTVPFPSRLGDPAEFAALVRHICENPMLNGSVIRLDGALRMPPR from the coding sequence ATGCGGATCGAGAATCGCGTTTTTCTGGTCTCCGGCGGCGCCTCCGGCCTGGGGGCGGCGACGGTGCGGGCGCTGGCGGCGGCAGGGGCGCGGGTGGTGATTGCCGACCTCGCGCGCGAGGCAGGGCTGGCGCTGGCGGCGGAGCTGGGCGAGCGGGCGCGGTTCGTCGCCACCGACGTCACCAGCGCCGCGGATGGCGAGGCGGCGGTGGCGCTGGCGCGCACGGCGTTCGGTGGGCTGCACGGGCTGGTCAACTGTGCCGGGGTGGCGCCCAGCGAGCGGGTGCTCGGCCGCGCCGGTCCGCATGGGCTCGACAGTTTCGCCCGCACTGTCGCCATCAACCTGGTCGGTAGTTTCAACATGATCCGGCTGGCGGCGGCGCTGATCGCCGAGGGCGAGCCGGATGAAGGGGGCGAGCGGGGGGTGATCGTCAATGCCGCCTCGATCGCCGCCTTCGACGGGCAGGTCGGGCAGGCGGCCTATGCGGCGTCCAAGGCCGGGGTGGTGGGCCTGACCCTGCCGGTGGCGCGGGAGCTGGCCCGGGTGGGCATCCGCGTCGTCACCATTGCCCCCGGTGTGTTTGAGACCCCGATGATGGCGGCGATGCCCGCCGATGTCCGGGAATCGCTCGGCCGCACCGTGCCGTTCCCGTCGCGCCTGGGTGATCCCGCCGAGTTTGCCGCGTTGGTACGGCACATCTGCGAGAATCCGATGCTGAACGGGTCGGTGATTCGCCTGGATGGCGCGCTGCGCATGCCGCCCCGCTGA
- a CDS encoding AMP-binding protein, whose protein sequence is MSEYAQGPGHPPRGPDYQDAVAAFRLQALAASLRGSLETGLNACVECCDRHADDPTRIALLWESHDGRSETLTFAALKERAARFAGFLRARGVQPGEVVAGMLPRVPDLLAVILGTWRAGAVYQPLFTAFGPKAIEQRLQTSGAMLVVTDPVNRPKLDEIPGAPPVAVIGGTGIRAGDFDLAAELARQAPEFAPVPRRGEDLFLMLSTSGTTGLPKGVPVPLKALLSFAVYMRDAVDLRPEDRFWNIADPGWAYGLYYAVTGPLLLGHATTFYDGPFTVESTYRLIAKHGITNLAGAPTAYRLLIAAGPEAARPVKGQLRAVSSAGEPLNPEVIRWFAEHLAAPIYDHYGQTELGMVVCNHHALSHPVRPGSAGLAMPGYRVAVLDEQNRELPPHQPGVLAIDMTRSPLLWFGGYWQQPTPAIEGGYYRTGDVVELGEDGSIAFVGRADDVITSAGYRIGPFDVESALIEHPAVIEAAVVGKPDPERTEIVKAFVVLADGYAPSEELGEELRQHVKRRLSAHAYPREVAFVPSLPKTPSGKLQRFMLRNQEVAASRPVSA, encoded by the coding sequence ATGAGCGAGTACGCTCAGGGCCCCGGGCATCCGCCCCGGGGCCCCGACTACCAGGATGCCGTCGCCGCGTTCCGGCTGCAGGCCCTGGCGGCCAGCCTGCGGGGCAGCCTGGAGACGGGACTGAACGCCTGCGTGGAGTGCTGTGACCGCCACGCCGACGATCCCACCCGCATCGCCCTGCTCTGGGAAAGCCATGACGGCCGCAGCGAGACGCTGACCTTCGCCGCGCTGAAGGAGCGTGCCGCCCGCTTCGCCGGATTCCTGCGGGCGCGGGGCGTGCAGCCCGGCGAAGTGGTGGCCGGCATGCTGCCGCGGGTGCCCGACCTGCTGGCGGTCATTCTCGGCACCTGGCGTGCCGGTGCGGTCTACCAGCCCTTGTTCACCGCCTTCGGCCCGAAGGCGATCGAGCAGCGGCTGCAGACCAGTGGCGCGATGCTGGTGGTGACCGACCCGGTGAACCGTCCCAAGCTCGACGAGATCCCGGGCGCGCCACCGGTCGCCGTGATAGGGGGCACCGGCATCCGGGCCGGGGATTTCGACCTTGCCGCCGAACTCGCCCGGCAGGCGCCGGAGTTCGCGCCGGTGCCGCGGCGCGGCGAGGATCTGTTCCTGATGCTGTCGACCTCCGGCACGACCGGGCTTCCCAAGGGGGTGCCGGTGCCGTTGAAGGCGCTGCTCAGCTTCGCCGTCTACATGCGCGACGCGGTCGATTTGCGGCCGGAGGACCGGTTCTGGAACATCGCCGATCCGGGCTGGGCGTACGGGCTTTACTACGCCGTCACCGGCCCGCTGCTGCTCGGCCACGCCACCACCTTCTATGACGGGCCGTTCACCGTCGAGAGCACCTATCGCCTGATCGCGAAGCACGGGATCACCAACCTCGCCGGTGCGCCGACCGCCTACCGGCTGCTGATCGCCGCGGGGCCGGAAGCGGCGCGCCCGGTGAAGGGGCAGCTTCGTGCCGTCAGCAGCGCCGGCGAACCGCTCAATCCCGAGGTGATCCGCTGGTTCGCCGAGCATCTGGCGGCGCCGATCTACGACCATTACGGCCAGACCGAACTGGGCATGGTGGTGTGCAACCATCATGCGCTCAGCCATCCGGTGCGGCCCGGCTCGGCGGGGCTGGCGATGCCGGGCTACCGGGTCGCCGTGCTGGACGAGCAGAACCGGGAACTGCCGCCGCACCAGCCGGGGGTGCTGGCCATCGACATGACGCGGTCGCCGCTGCTGTGGTTCGGCGGCTACTGGCAGCAGCCGACGCCGGCGATCGAGGGCGGCTATTACCGCACCGGCGACGTGGTGGAACTGGGCGAGGACGGCAGCATCGCCTTTGTCGGGCGGGCCGATGACGTTATTACCTCGGCGGGGTACCGGATCGGCCCGTTCGACGTGGAAAGCGCGCTGATCGAGCATCCCGCCGTGATCGAGGCGGCGGTGGTCGGCAAGCCCGACCCCGAGCGCACCGAGATCGTCAAGGCCTTCGTGGTGCTGGCCGATGGGTACGCGCCGTCGGAGGAACTGGGCGAGGAACTGCGCCAGCACGTGAAGCGGCGGCTCTCGGCGCATGCCTATCCGCGCGAGGTTGCCTTCGTGCCGTCCTTGCCGAAGACGCCGAGCGGCAAGCTGCAGCGTTTCATGCTGCGCAACCAGGAAGTGGCGGCGTCCCGGCCGGTTTCGGCCTGA